The Planococcus donghaensis genome contains a region encoding:
- a CDS encoding acyl-CoA thioesterase, which translates to MKANYIENFEEWKREFFFSAPVQVRFSETDMFGHVNNTVPIAYFEFARIEFMKEMGLMQRWLETGNELFPVVADMQVDFVQQVFFDEKLDVHVKIARIGTSSMDVHYWTTNEKGETCFTGRGAIVQVSKQTNRGFPWTAEEIELLKAQQVAVAKK; encoded by the coding sequence ATGAAAGCAAATTACATTGAGAATTTTGAAGAGTGGAAGCGAGAATTTTTCTTTTCTGCTCCTGTGCAAGTGCGTTTTTCAGAAACCGATATGTTTGGGCATGTGAATAATACAGTGCCGATCGCTTATTTCGAGTTTGCACGGATTGAATTTATGAAAGAAATGGGCTTAATGCAACGTTGGCTCGAAACTGGAAATGAGTTGTTTCCGGTTGTAGCGGATATGCAAGTCGATTTCGTCCAACAAGTCTTTTTTGATGAAAAACTAGACGTTCATGTTAAAATCGCACGAATTGGCACGTCATCTATGGATGTTCATTATTGGACCACCAATGAAAAAGGTGAAACTTGTTTTACTGGTAGAGGAGCGATTGTTCAAGTTTCTAAGCAAACAAATAGAGGCTTTCCTTGGACAGCAGAAGAAATTGAGTTGCTAAAAGCACAACAAGTAGCTGTTGCAAAAAAGTAA
- the sdhA gene encoding succinate dehydrogenase flavoprotein subunit, whose protein sequence is MAKGKISIVGGGLAGLMAAIKVAEAGSPADLFSIVPVKRSHSVCAQGGINGAVNTKGEGDSPDIHFDDTVYGGDFLANQRPVKAMADAAPGIIRMFDRMGVMFNRTPEGLLDFRRFGGTMYHRTAFAGATTGQQLLYALDEQVRRYEVAGLITKYEGWEFLGLVLDEQGVGKGITAQNMTTMEIKSFRADAVIMATGGPGIIFGKSTNSVINTGSAASIVYQQGAYYANGEFIQIHPTAIPGDDKLRLMSESARGEGGRIWTYKDGKPWYFLEEKYPAYGNLVPRDIATREIFDVCVNQKLGINGENMVYLDLSHKDPKELDIKLGGIIEIYEKFTGDDPRKVPMKIFPAVHYSMGGLWVDDHQMTSIPGVLAAGECDYSQHGGNRLGANSLLSAIYGGMVAGPNALDYIKGLDVLAEDLPSTIFEQHEAEEKRKWEEILALDGTENAYVLHKELGEWMTDNVTVVRYNDRLQKTDEKIQELLERFNQISITDTQLWSNQGAMFTRQLRNMLHLARAITIGALKRNESRGAHYKPDFPERNDEEFLKTTMAKFNGNDAPIFHYEEVDTSLIPPRKRDYSAKA, encoded by the coding sequence ATGGCGAAGGGCAAAATTTCTATCGTCGGAGGCGGCCTTGCTGGATTAATGGCAGCAATCAAAGTTGCAGAAGCAGGCTCTCCCGCCGATTTATTTTCAATCGTTCCCGTTAAACGGTCCCACTCAGTATGTGCACAAGGCGGGATTAACGGAGCGGTCAATACAAAAGGTGAAGGGGATTCCCCGGACATTCACTTTGATGATACTGTCTACGGAGGCGACTTCTTAGCGAATCAACGTCCCGTAAAAGCAATGGCAGACGCGGCACCTGGAATTATTCGTATGTTCGATCGTATGGGCGTTATGTTCAACCGTACGCCGGAAGGTCTTTTGGATTTCCGTCGTTTTGGTGGCACAATGTACCATAGAACTGCGTTTGCTGGTGCAACTACTGGTCAGCAATTATTATATGCATTAGATGAGCAAGTTCGTCGCTACGAAGTAGCTGGACTTATCACGAAGTATGAAGGTTGGGAATTCCTTGGACTTGTTCTTGATGAGCAAGGCGTAGGTAAAGGAATCACTGCTCAAAATATGACGACGATGGAAATTAAATCGTTCCGCGCAGATGCTGTTATTATGGCAACTGGTGGTCCGGGAATTATTTTCGGGAAATCGACAAACTCTGTTATTAACACAGGTTCAGCGGCTTCTATCGTTTATCAACAAGGTGCATACTACGCAAACGGCGAATTTATCCAAATTCACCCAACAGCGATTCCAGGAGACGATAAACTGCGCTTAATGTCAGAATCGGCTCGTGGAGAAGGTGGACGTATTTGGACGTATAAAGACGGCAAACCTTGGTATTTCCTTGAAGAAAAATATCCTGCTTACGGTAACTTAGTTCCACGTGATATTGCAACACGTGAAATTTTTGATGTTTGCGTTAACCAAAAGCTCGGCATTAATGGCGAGAACATGGTTTATTTGGATCTTTCACATAAAGATCCGAAAGAGCTTGATATTAAACTTGGTGGAATCATCGAGATCTATGAGAAATTCACTGGTGATGACCCACGCAAAGTACCAATGAAAATTTTCCCGGCTGTTCACTATTCAATGGGTGGACTGTGGGTTGATGATCATCAAATGACAAGCATCCCTGGTGTTTTAGCAGCAGGGGAATGTGATTATTCTCAGCATGGCGGTAACCGTTTAGGTGCAAACTCATTGCTTTCAGCAATTTATGGCGGTATGGTCGCAGGACCAAACGCTCTTGATTATATTAAAGGCCTTGATGTTCTAGCGGAAGATCTTCCTTCAACAATTTTTGAACAACATGAAGCAGAAGAAAAACGCAAATGGGAAGAAATTTTAGCATTAGACGGTACAGAAAACGCGTATGTTCTTCATAAAGAACTTGGCGAATGGATGACGGATAATGTAACAGTGGTACGTTACAACGATCGTTTACAGAAGACGGATGAAAAAATCCAAGAACTTCTTGAACGTTTCAATCAGATTAGCATTACAGATACGCAACTTTGGAGTAACCAAGGCGCAATGTTTACACGTCAATTGCGCAATATGCTTCATTTAGCGCGAGCAATCACTATCGGTGCACTTAAGCGTAACGAAAGCCGTGGAGCTCATTACAAACCGGACTTCCCGGAGCGTAACGACGAGGAATTCTTGAAAACGACAATGGCTAAATTTAATGGCAATGACGCACCTATCTTCCATTACGAAGAAGTCGATACGTCGTTAATTCCGCCACGTAAACGTGATTATTCAGCAAAAGCATAA
- a CDS encoding succinate dehydrogenase cytochrome b558 subunit: MDNNREFLMRRLHSLLGIIPIGLFLTQHLIVNHFATQGEEAFNTASHFMANLPFVIFLEIFVIYLPLMYHAFYGLYIAFTAKNNPGHYSYMRNMLFIAQRYTGVFLVVFIAWHVFETRFQVAIGNAAEADFNMMENILSNPWMLAFYIVGVLSATFHLSNGLWSFLVTWGITQSAAAQKNATYFTLLVFIVLSVIGIRALFAFV, from the coding sequence TTGGATAACAATCGTGAATTTTTAATGCGCAGGCTGCACTCATTGTTGGGAATTATTCCTATTGGTTTATTCTTAACGCAGCACTTAATCGTCAACCATTTTGCAACACAAGGTGAAGAGGCATTCAATACTGCATCTCATTTCATGGCAAATCTTCCATTCGTTATTTTCTTGGAGATCTTTGTCATTTACTTGCCGCTCATGTATCATGCGTTTTACGGTCTATACATAGCGTTTACTGCGAAGAACAACCCTGGACATTATAGCTATATGCGCAATATGTTATTTATTGCACAACGTTATACAGGTGTCTTCCTAGTAGTCTTTATCGCTTGGCACGTCTTTGAAACAAGATTCCAAGTGGCAATTGGAAATGCGGCTGAAGCAGATTTTAACATGATGGAAAACATCTTAAGCAATCCATGGATGTTAGCATTCTACATCGTAGGTGTGTTGTCAGCAACTTTCCACTTATCAAACGGACTTTGGTCTTTCCTTGTTACTTGGGGAATTACGCAATCTGCAGCAGCACAAAAAAATGCAACTTATTTCACGCTTCTAGTATTTATTGTGTTATCGGTTATTGGTATCAGAGCATTGTTTGCGTTCGTTTAA
- the sdhB gene encoding succinate dehydrogenase iron-sulfur subunit, producing the protein MGEAAKTVIFEIERRNSTDENSYWEKFELPYKMNMNVISALMEIRRNPVNMDGKKTTPVTWDMNCLEEVCGACSMVINGKARQSCTALVDQLEQPIRLQPMKTFPVVRDLVIDRSRMFDSLKKVKAWVPIDGTHDLGEGPRMPERKRQWAYELSKCMTCGVCLEACPNVNDKSDFIGAAPLSQVRLMNAHPTGAMNRDARLNAIMGEGGLASCGNSQNCVESCPKGIPLTTSIAALNRDTTVQMFRNFFGSDRMVD; encoded by the coding sequence ATGGGTGAAGCAGCAAAAACGGTAATATTTGAAATCGAACGCAGAAACTCTACGGATGAAAATTCGTATTGGGAAAAGTTCGAATTGCCATATAAGATGAACATGAATGTCATTTCGGCATTGATGGAAATCCGTCGTAACCCTGTCAACATGGACGGGAAAAAAACCACGCCTGTAACTTGGGACATGAACTGTCTTGAGGAAGTGTGTGGAGCATGCTCTATGGTTATCAACGGCAAAGCGCGTCAATCGTGTACGGCTTTAGTTGATCAATTAGAACAGCCAATTCGCTTGCAGCCGATGAAAACATTCCCTGTTGTTCGTGACCTTGTCATTGACCGCAGCCGTATGTTCGATTCGTTGAAGAAAGTAAAAGCTTGGGTGCCAATCGATGGTACGCATGACCTTGGAGAAGGACCACGTATGCCTGAGCGTAAACGCCAATGGGCATATGAGCTATCTAAATGTATGACTTGTGGCGTATGTCTTGAAGCATGCCCGAACGTCAACGATAAATCTGACTTTATCGGTGCTGCGCCACTTTCACAAGTTCGCTTAATGAACGCCCACCCAACCGGTGCTATGAACCGCGATGCTCGCTTGAACGCGATCATGGGTGAAGGTGGATTAGCAAGTTGTGGTAACTCTCAAAACTGTGTTGAATCTTGTCCAAAAGGAATTCCTTTGACAACGTCAATCGCAGCATTAAACCGCGATACAACAGTTCAAATGTTCCGTAACTTCTTCGGAAGCGACAGAATGGTTGACTAG